The Vicia villosa cultivar HV-30 ecotype Madison, WI linkage group LG1, Vvil1.0, whole genome shotgun sequence genome includes a region encoding these proteins:
- the LOC131654513 gene encoding probable WRKY transcription factor 3: MENNNNKSQKMNSETGPSSNHSTRENMLQFDLNELPDSDYSEDSAEDFHVATREDAAPQDDDEVQKSASDFSFPILEGRVASEDEVSVENYKNPVVNSDEIRRALKGKMPMNCSEGGCSKEAAAYIDAAAAVLGDDDDDDEVVKDISTDEDDEVPSGDEGSAIEGILMLHEQDHNAASGSCPQSCSKRKRDFSEYYKPPSTRIGGAGPKTVIQVESNQDIVDDGYRWRKYGRKEIKGNPNNPRGYYRCTSQTCAARKQVERDAKNSKYVIVSYEGIHNHGLPPIKQKIPPPPPPPVPAPTPAPAPAPTPTPLSNTTTPAVHPNTSKPSRPILPYPSANSLPPYPHYGNFGFFPGYRPYGMMNYMWPNNNHFYNIPHKSNMAVPSYGTVSPLNFQNHFSTSFANPQNSIPGPATGRATPFSGFPISPSLPPFDTVPYGHDYLHIRGYTTSAAAAAATTAQLFPLREPTTAQLFPLSDPTTPAEEEDKDVVPEK; this comes from the exons AtggaaaacaacaacaacaaaagccAAAAAATGAATTCTGAAACTGGCCCCtcttccaatcacagcactagGGAGAACATGCTTCAGTTCGATTTAAATGAACTTCCTGATTCTGATTATTCTGAG gatTCTGCGGAGGATTTTCATGTGGCAACAAGAGAAGATGCAGCTCCTCAAGATGATGATGAAGTTCAGAAATCAGCATCTGATTTCTCATTCCCTATTCTCGAAGGACGTGTTGCTTCAGAAGATGAAGTGAGTGTGGAAAACTATAAGAATCCAGTGGTGAACTCAGATGAAATTCGTAGGGCTTTGAAAGGGAAAATGCCTATGAATTGTTCTGAAGGAGGTTGTTCCAAAGAAGCTGCTGCTTATATTGATGCCGCCGCTGCTGTtcttggtgatgatgatgatgatgatgaagtagTGAAAGATATTTCAACTGATGAGGATGATGAAGTTCCTTCCGGCGATGAAGGCAGTGCCATTGAAGGAATCTTGATGCTTCATGAACAAGATCATAATGCTGCTAGTGGATCTTGTCCTCAAAG TTGCAGCAAGAGAAAAAGAGATTTCTCCGAATACTACAAACCACCTTCCACTAGGATTGGTGGAGCTGGACCGAAAACTGTGATCCAAGTCGAAAGCAACCAAGATATAGTTGATGATGGTTATCGCTGGCGCAAATATGGACGCAAAGAAATCAAAGGAAACCCTAATAACCCTAGGGGATACTATAGGTGCACATCACAAACTTGCGCTGCAAGAAAACAAGTTGAGAGGGATGCGAAAAACTCAAAGTATGTCATTGTTTCATATGAAGGAATACATAACCATGGATTACCACCCATCAAACAAAAGatcccaccaccaccaccaccaccagtaccAGCACCAACACCAGCACCAGCACCAGCACCAACACCAACACCGTTAAGCAATACCACTACACCTGCAGTTCATCCGAATACGAGCAAGCCATCGCGACCAATACTTCCATATCCATCTGCTAACTCTCTCCCCCCTTACCCTCACTATGGAAACTTTGGATTTTTTCCCGGTTACAGACCTTATGGGATGATGAACTATATGTGGCCTAATAACAATCATTTCTACAACATACCTCATAAGAGTAACATGGCTGTTCCATCTTATGGCACCGTTAGTCCTTTAAATTTTCAGAACcatttttctacttcttttgctAACCCTCAAAATTCTATACCTGGGCCTGCTACTGGTAGAGCGacacctttttctggttttccaaTATCACCATCACTTCCACCTTTTGATACTGTACCTTATGGTCATGATTATCTTCATATTCGTGGGTATACTACTTCTGCTGCTGCAGCTGCTGCTACTACTGCTCAACTCTTTCCTTTGCGAGAACCTACTACTGCTCAACTCTTTCCTTTGAGTGATCCTACCACCCCAGCTGAGGAAGAAGACAAGGATGTTGTTCCTGAAAAATGA